The following is a genomic window from Rhododendron vialii isolate Sample 1 chromosome 9a, ASM3025357v1.
GAACTCAATGAGTTTTAAATGAGTCAAGATCGAACACCCTAAAATTCAAttaggctcggctcgtttacacccttACATAAAAGCCATGCGGTTAGTCCTTCCACGTATATACCAGATAATGAACAAGTCTCAAAATAGAAACGGAAGCTGCGACAGACGTATATAGCTTCCGAGACATTGTAATTAATCAAAAATCATCCTCTAAAAGCTTTCACAAACAGTACCAATATAGTCCAATcttcacattttattttacaTTACGATAAGAGAATTAGCAACTGAGCAACAACTATCCTGCAAAAAACCATGAGATAAAAAAAGTTCGTTAAAAGTGAACTACAGACCGCTCTACCTAATTATACATCAATTTGAATGTCAATATCCATGTCCGGCACTCGGCATTTGGGGAAGGATGCGAACTGTGTCCAATAACCATACCAAATTAAAACACTTGAATTCTTAAATTTCTGTGAGacatgaaaataaataattcacgTAAGCTAAAAAGAAATATGCCAAGCCTAGGATATGAAAATAAGAGATTCCTTATTTcaacttaatttcatttgattTCACCCACATTTAGTAATAAATTGCGATGTTTCGTCTAAGAAACTAGATACGTTACATACGAGGGTTCAAGATGTGTCTTTGCACCCAACCCTACCCTTATACACATGTTCCACTATTCTAAAATAAGTTGAGCAGAGGATAGTTTGACACTAGGACAAGTACCCATACCCAATATTCCCACATAAGTCCAAGTTACATAGCAGCTGAGACATGCAAAAGCATATATCCAAGTTAGCAATGACACTTGCAAAAATACCCATCGCAGAACCACAGTTTCTCTGTTTTGCAATTATAGCAGAAAGACATTCACATAATGAAGTGATCACGGGCAACACAAAGCTCTTCCATGTTGTTAGTAATTAACTAGAGATATCAACATTCACTGGGAAGAACATTGAAGAAATGATAGACCTCTTCTTCATCAATTACTCCGATATCCGTTGAACAAACTGAGCAGCATACTGGCTTAAATGTTTCACCACCAGCAGAACCCGCCTCGTTGTCACCTGCATTTCTCCCTCTTTTGcccctttttcgttttacaCTCCCTACatttgacccttcatcagtcTTGATCTTGCAGTTGAAAACAAAAACTGCCCTGTACTGTGTAACATATTTTTCATGCCTACAACAGCAATACTGTCAGTTACAAACAAGACACGAATTTACAGTCTGAATACCAAAACTTATACCCATATATGATTACTTACCTTTGGCACTCAAGACTTACGGTGGTAAAGCAAGCTGGGCAGCTAAGCACAGCATCAGAATATTgacctttccttttcttttgaacCCACAATTCATCTTTGTCATCAAGACTAGGATCATAAAATTCTGGTTTGACGGAGTAGTCGATTTCATCATCAGAAGAAACTGAGGCATACAACAAGTAAACCGGATGAGAATTCTAAATTCAACTACAGGTAAAGTGTTACTACATACAATAAGTATAAGCAACGTACGCACTGGGGACCATCACTGCTTGCAAAGGGAAAAGGAACATAACAAGGATGCgagacaagaagaaaaataaacaaagtaAGCAATATAAAAGGAAGTAGCATAATTTGTACTAATTAACAGGTTTCAGTTCTTAAAGTTTAAGAGTTGTAAATCTCAGATCCCTGGACGTTTTGTCACAATGAATTCTAATCTAAAGTTCGACATCGAATATTGTGAGACGTTTATCTCAGTCCTTTAGGTAGACCACCTCAACAACAGTAGTACATACCTctaagaaaaaagagagtgcaACTTGTGTGAAGCAAATCATTGAAGACCATCACTCTCTTTCAGCTTAACAAATCTtacattgttttcttttctccccTTGCATAAGTGATTATATCTTCTCAAAATTGGGATCAACAATGTCAAAACATCCCGAATGTGGCACCTTGTATGGATTGCTTTGACCTCTACAGTTTCCCTCTCCAAATTTAGGAAATAAAACCCAAGCACCAGAAGCACCACAAGTTTGTTAAGAGCTTGATTCCAACTCACCTCAAGCTTTGCCCAAACTAGTCCCTTTGTCCACTATGTTTATTGGATTGACGCTTTTAGCTAGGtaagagaagaaagaaatcaTAGCTCCCTTAggacacactctctctctctctctctctctctctctctctctctctctatatatatatatatatatatatatatatatatatatatatcggggtgGTTCTgcggacacttaaaaaaaccccctcaagttcccgatcgaattttgatgatctgggCCGCTCAATgcaatcagaacgtgattttaagggtgccagcgagaaatcagcaaaaaaaaaaagaccgggaagggcttcatccgaacagtttttttattgaacggtccaataaaaaactgctcaaatcaagcccttcccgattagTTTTTTTGTCAGTTTCtagcgagcacccttaaaatcaagttctgaacacattgagcggctcggatcatcaaaatttaatcgggaactatgagattaagatttggaaggtttttttaagtgttcccggaaccgctccgtgtgtgtatatatataatatatatgtatatatatgtatacatatacagTCAGGtaccggtgagggatcccgcattttaattaaaatgcaagactccccttcccgattgaatttcgatgattcgagtcgctcaaagtgatcagaacgtgattttaagggtcctcgtgagaaatcaacaaaaaaaatgaccgggaatggcttcatccgagcagttttcattgaacggttcaaaaaaactgctcagatgaagcccttcccggtcattttttttgctgatttctcgcgggtacccttaaaatcatgttctgcacacattgagcggctcagatcatcgaaattcaatcggaaaaggggagtcccgcatcgTAAGAgagtgcgggatccctcatgtGAAccatggtgtgtgtgtgtgtatatatatatacggggcggttccggggacccttaaaaaaacacttcatagttcccgatcgaattttgatgatccgggccgctcaatatgatcaaaacgtgattttaaaagtgcccgcgagaaatcagcaaaaaaaaagaccgggaagggcttcatccgaagtccgaacagttttttattgaactttattgaacggtccaataaaaaactgctcaaatcaagcccttcccgattagtttttttgccagtttctcgctggcacccttaaaatcacgttctgaacatattgagcggctcggatcatcaaaatttgatcgggaactatgagattaagatttggagtgcttttttaagggtccccggaaccgccccgatatatatatatatatatagacacacacacacacacacacacacacacacacgcagtCAGCTTCTAGTGAGTGATCCCGCTCATTCTTGTGTGCGGACTTCTAATCTCAGCCATCGGATGAGATTCGACGGCTAAGATTAGAAGTCCGCACGCTATTtgcgtgcgggatccctcactagAAGTTTTCATACACTCCTTGTCTCACTCGACCAATCCCGATAATTTACCTCAAAAATCATCATCCATTTCCCATGTTAGTCATTTTCCATTGGTACGTCAAGGTTCGATGTCCAGGGCAGCTTCTCCTCAAGGCACAAAGGCTTATCATTACTAGTAGCATTTGGTGCCAAATGCAGGATCAGGAGAAGATTAGAGGGCTAGGGAGAAGTTTCGAAGTCAAAACCAAGTCAAAATATTGACCGAACAGACATAGAAAAGAGTCAAAAGGGACAGCATTTAGGTATCCCACTCCATACTTGATATTTCTACTGTCTAATTGTGATTCCAATGCATCACTGCGCACAATGTCAAAGATCTTGTCCTCAACATTAGCCGTACTGATAACTTTCATATACCACATTTTCAAGGAAAAGTAAACTGGGTTCTGCATGTGGAATTGAATTGTAGGTTTTCCCTCGGTTATTTTCTAGGTTCTTTGTCCTAGGATTGACAGTTTCTATCCCTCGTGCCGTGTCATTGGTTTCTGATTTTGTATCTTTCCTTACCCACCAAAGCCAAATTTTTTGCTTGGCCTCACCAAAGCCAAAGTTACTCACAcattgaaacaaaaacaaaaaaaaaaccaaaaaagaagagttACCATTTTCATGTAGATGGATGTATGCAGCTATGTAACTGTTTAACAAATCAAGTAGAGAACAGTAAGGAAACATACTTGTCTGCTGTGAATCTATTGGGGATTCTGCCTGCTCTTTTTTGCCTTCCTCTTCCATATTTGGCTGatgcttctgtttttttttatcctcttcCATATCTGGCTGATGCTTCGGTTGGTGACTTGTTTTGCCTATTTTGGGAAGTTCAATCAGTGCGTCAGTCTGAAAGTCTAGCGGCTGATTATTTTACTAGGTCTAAAAGACTGCTATCAGAGAGAGATAGCAACTGAAAACACAAATCaaaaacaggaaaaagaaaaaagagccTTTACCCTCTTCATTAATCCCATTTAcagttttctgtgtttttgttttaatttttgggtTGATCACGTTCAAGCCTCCTCTAAAAAGTTTTGATAAGATAAAACACACATTCACACTCATATGTTCACTAGTATCATTTAACTATATGTTCACAACTTTGCAGTACTACCCTAATTTTAAGCTAATACATAGAGCCCTCAGTTAAGCTAATGGATGATACATACAACTATACAAGCAAAACAACATATATTTCCACGCAGATTTCTGTCCATACTTGAGCCCACATGGCTGATATCTTTCGGCACCTTCACTAACACAACCATCTATTACCGGTTGACCCTGATGACCAAAGATTTCCTAAGTTCCGGTCACGGCCATCAAAACACCATCAGTCTTTTTCACTAGTTGCAACAACAGCCACCAATCCCCAATCTCCATCATCGCCCTATTGACAGCCTCAATCACTGCCAAAGCCATCGACATCACCTCACAGCCACTCACCGTCTGTGCGAGCTGCCAGTCCATC
Proteins encoded in this region:
- the LOC131300580 gene encoding uncharacterized protein LOC131300580, producing MEEDKKKQKHQPNMEEEGKKEQAESPIDSQQTISSDDEIDYSVKPEFYDPSLDDKDELWVQKKRKGQYSDAVLSCPACFTTVSLECQRHEKYVTQYRAVFVFNCKIKTDEGSNVGSVKRKRGKRGRNAGDNEAGSAGGETFKPVCCSVCSTDIGVIDEEEVYHFFNVLPSEC